Proteins found in one Crassostrea angulata isolate pt1a10 chromosome 3, ASM2561291v2, whole genome shotgun sequence genomic segment:
- the LOC128175976 gene encoding arylsulfatase B-like encodes METTVSVFVFCIFIHFLPYVSAKPPHILFIVADDYGWNDVGFRNPSVLTPNIDKLARSGMILNSSYVMPVCTPSRNSFMTGQYAFKSGLQHIVILPQQATCAPLNNTFLPQKLKELGYATHAIGKWHLGFCKWECTPTYRGFDTFYGYYNGAEDYYNLSIAGGKDFRDNRTPVNATGEYSTILYARRAESIIKDHDASKPMYMYLPFQSVHEPLQVPQKYSDMYSKVHTESRRTYLGMVTAMDEAIGNITKALKTKGMFNDTLIVFTADNGGWITYAGNNYPLRGGKTTVFEGGTRATAFVSGAGIQKSNYVYPGMIHAVDWMPTVLSAAGGTPDPTLDGIDQWDSLRTAGESKRTEFIYNIDDLRPEICGHAAIRMGDYKLIDGYPGAYQDWYKPDQVVSDLYENVSLNDTRPFFDKMMLFNLKDDPNEHVDISKKHPDIIKKLKSRLEYYHKQIVPANFPKNSASSAPTNYGGFWTPGWC; translated from the exons ATGGAGACAACAGTCTCAGTATTCGTCTTTTGCAtcttcattcattttcttccgTATGTCTCGGCCAAACCGCCACACATTCTTTTCATCGTGGCAGACGACTATG GTTGGAACGATGTTGGATTTCGCAACCCTAGTGTCCTCACCCCAAATATCGATAAATTGGCTCGCAGTGGGATGATCCTGAATTCATCTTACGTAATGCCAGTCTGCACACC atCAAGAAATTCATTTATGACCGGTCAATATGcctttaaatcaggattacag CATATTGTGATCTTACCACAACAAGCCACTTGTGCCCCTCTTAACAATACATTTTTACCTCAGAAGTTGAAGGAACTTGGGTACGCAACTCATGCGATTGGAAA GTGGCATTTGGGATTTTGTAAGTGGGAGTGTACCCCTACGTATCGAGGATTTGACACATTCTACGGATATTACAACGGCGCAGAGGACTACTACAATCTCAGTATCG CTGGAGGTAAAGACTTCAGAGACAATAGAACACCTGTTAACGCAACAGGTGAATACTCCACG ATTTTGTATGCCAGGCGAGCAGAGTCCATTATTAAAGACCACGATGCATCTAaacctatgtacatgtatttacctttCCAATCAGTACACGAACCCCTTCAG GTCCCTCAGAAGTATAGCGACATGTACTCTAAGGTACATACAGAATCCCGCCGGACCTACCTAG GAATGGTAACTGCAATGGATGAAGCTATCGGCAACATTACAAAAGCTCTAAAGACAAAGGGAATGTTCAACGACACTCTCATAGTATTTACTGCCGAT AATGGAGGTTGGATTACATACGCTGGGAATAATTACCCTTTAAGGGGTGGAAAGACCACTGTGTTTGAAGGAGGAACTAGAGCAACTGCTTTTGTTTCCGGGGCAGGGATTCAAAAGTCAAACTATGTTTATCCAGG aATGATTCATGCAGTAGATTGGATGCCAACAGTGCTAAGCGCCGCAGGAGGAACGCCAG accCGACATTGGATGGCATCGATCAGTGGGATAGTCTACGAACAGCAGGGGAATCAAAACGAACCGAGTTTATCTACAACATCGACGATTTAAGGCCGGAGATCTGTGGTCATGCTGCCATTAG GATGGGTGACTATAAGTTGATCGATGGTTACCCTGGGGCCTACCAAGACTGGTATAAGCCAGACCAAGTCGTGTCTGACTTGTATGAAAATGTATCTTTAAACGACACGCGTCCTTTTTTCGAcaaaatgatgctttttaaTCTTAAAG ACGATCCTAACGAACATGTCGATATATCCAAGAAGCACCCAGATATTATTAAAAAACTGAAGTCGAGACTCGAGTACTATCACAAACAAATTGTTCCTGCAAATTTTCCCAAAAATTCGGCATCGTCAGCACCTACCAATTACGGAGGATTTTGGACACCAGGCTGGTGTTAA